The proteins below come from a single Longibacter salinarum genomic window:
- a CDS encoding FecR family protein, translating to MSRNRLPFPENLQEHLPDEEEQSSLKSVWRLLGLVDDAPTENDRQPDVDAAWEAVRQRAFAEPEPHAGDDRQPVRSTTTPNDRAPRSRRDGSRWNRSSVLTGASILVAVLVVGFGLWWQQPVSVQAPVGEQRTASLPDGSTIELNSGTTLRYQRGFASLPGLRADRRSVELDGEAYFSVVHGDRPFEVRTFNSRVEVLGTEFNIRARDGKTTEVVVTSGRVRVESTAAESDKRSAHATDKGIVLDEPGERSRVTDAVESPSTVDVSRVLAWRRAGFAVSDQPLSSIVAELQRRYDRRVRLTPSARAQGGSLSLYYNSKVDPETIIHDICTAQGLAYRPINGGFEIYVEDAIR from the coding sequence ATGAGTCGCAACCGTTTACCCTTTCCCGAAAACCTGCAGGAGCACCTGCCGGACGAGGAGGAGCAATCGTCGCTGAAGTCGGTCTGGCGCTTGCTCGGTCTTGTCGATGATGCGCCGACAGAAAATGACCGGCAGCCCGACGTAGACGCTGCGTGGGAGGCGGTTCGTCAACGTGCCTTCGCCGAGCCGGAGCCTCACGCCGGCGACGATCGACAGCCCGTACGGTCAACGACCACGCCGAACGATCGAGCCCCACGTTCACGTCGCGATGGGTCTAGATGGAATCGCTCGTCGGTCCTCACGGGAGCCTCGATATTGGTCGCAGTCCTGGTGGTCGGATTCGGGCTGTGGTGGCAACAACCGGTCAGCGTTCAGGCGCCCGTCGGAGAACAACGAACGGCCTCGCTGCCGGATGGCTCCACAATCGAACTCAACAGCGGCACGACCCTCCGGTATCAGCGTGGGTTTGCGAGTCTCCCTGGACTCCGCGCAGATCGGCGATCCGTTGAGCTGGACGGAGAGGCCTATTTCTCCGTCGTGCATGGCGACCGGCCGTTCGAAGTCCGGACGTTCAACTCACGTGTCGAGGTCCTCGGTACCGAATTCAACATCCGCGCTCGGGACGGTAAAACCACCGAAGTGGTTGTCACGTCGGGTCGTGTACGAGTGGAGTCGACGGCAGCGGAGAGCGATAAGCGCTCAGCCCACGCCACGGACAAAGGCATCGTGCTGGACGAACCCGGTGAGCGGAGCCGCGTCACGGATGCCGTGGAATCGCCTTCGACGGTCGACGTGTCGCGCGTCCTGGCATGGCGCCGTGCTGGCTTTGCCGTCAGCGACCAGCCGCTCTCAAGTATCGTCGCCGAGCTGCAGCGACGCTATGATCGGAGGGTTCGGTTGACGCCATCGGCACGAGCTCAGGGAGGATCGCTGTCCCTCTATTACAACAGCAAGGTCGATCCGGAGACGATCATCCACGACATCTGCACTGCGCAGGGGCTCGCGTACCGACCAATCAATGGCGGATTCGAGATTT